The genomic region CCCGAACATTCTGCTGTCCCATTTCCGAGGCGAGGTAACGGACACTCATTTCCAGCCCAGACTTAGCAATTCCCATCAAATTATAGTTAGGAATTACCTTGACACCGCCCAAATAAGTCAGCGTTACAATACTGCCACCTTCCGTCATTAAAGGTTTGGCTGCTCCTGCCATTTGAATTAACGAGTAAGTGCTAATTTCCAAAGCTTGAGCAAAACCTTGTCTAGAAGTAGCACTAAAATCACCCGATAAATCTTCTTTATTCGCAAAAGCAAGGCAATGAATTAAAATATCCAGCTTGCCCCACTTTTCCTTAACAGTGTCAAACGTCGCCTGAAGTTGAGCATCGTCTTGGACATTACAGGGTAGAAATAAACTTGGTTGCAGAGGTTCTACTAATTCTGCAACTTTCTTTTCAAAGCGACCTTTTTCGTCAGGGAGATAAGTTACACCAATATTAGCTCCAGCTTGATGTAGCTGTTGGGCAATGCCCCAGGCAATTGAGCGATTATTAGCAATGCCCGTAACCAGGGCGTTTTTTCCAGTTAAATTTAGCATGGTTTTCTATTGTAAACGTAATTGAAGCCTGATTCAATCGCTCATTCAGCAGAATATTTACTGCTAATAGTTCCCAAAGGGTAAAGTAATTTTACAGCTTTGATTACAGTTATCTGTTGTTTAGTAGCAGATAAACAGCTTGTGCATTAAGCTTTTATTAACGGTTAAAGCCTTGCAAATCAGGGAGTTTTGTATCAATAAGCACAAAAACGTCTCAGGAATTAAGATTAAGTTTTCTTTCTATAGTCATTAATCGCTAACAATTGGCTGGTGATTTGAAAGCGTGACCAAAAAGCTATCAGCTACACATATAAGCACCCAAATTTATTTATGGGTTTAGCATGATTGCTGACTAATTTACGCAAAGGCAATAGCTCAACACCTAGTCGTTAAAACGTTATCTATAAGAAGTAATGGGTATGGTCGTGACGCAAGATAGACCTCTAGCATCTGTATTTCGTCAAGTCGGAAGTGGTGTGTTTCCCCCAGTGGTGGAAACATTTGATCGCGGTAAGACGATTTTTTTCCCTGGAGATCCGGCTGAAAGGGTTTATTTTTTACTTAAAGGTGCTGTAAAGCTATCGAGAGTTTACGAAGCAGGCGAAGAGATTACAGTAGCCTTATTGCGAGAGAACAGCGTGTTTGGGGTGCTGTCGTTGATTACGGGACATCGCTCTGATCGCTTTTATCACGCTGTTGCCTTTACACCAGT from Oculatellaceae cyanobacterium harbors:
- the fabI gene encoding enoyl-ACP reductase FabI, with product MLNLTGKNALVTGIANNRSIAWGIAQQLHQAGANIGVTYLPDEKGRFEKKVAELVEPLQPSLFLPCNVQDDAQLQATFDTVKEKWGKLDILIHCLAFANKEDLSGDFSATSRQGFAQALEISTYSLIQMAGAAKPLMTEGGSIVTLTYLGGVKVIPNYNLMGIAKSGLEMSVRYLASEMGQQNVRVNGISAGPIRTLASSAVGGILDMIHHVEEVAPLRRTVTQLEVGNAAAFLCSDLASGITGQILYVDAGYEIMGM